From the genome of Candidatus Dormiibacterota bacterium, one region includes:
- a CDS encoding glycosyltransferase family 2 protein, with amino-acid sequence MTPDLCVVVPAYNEEKNLPVLLEELGAALGPTGIAFEVLFVDDGSRDRTVDVIRGLVASHTNVRAVILSRNFGHQAAVSIGLQYARGRAIAIMDADLQDRPSDLVQLHRRYLEGAEVVYAVRRTRPENLFKRAAYTVFYRILTRLASVPIPVDSGDFCVMGGEFVARLNRLPERLRYVRGLRAWVGGRQVGVPVDRDARRSGRPQYTFTKLCRLALDGMISFSYVPLRLASMLGLAISGLAFIGFLVVLTWKLMGILPRGAGVATIALSVLFIGGVQLLTLGILGEYIGRIFDEVKARPIAIVSELLGDDVSPEDRSRALR; translated from the coding sequence GTGACTCCGGATCTCTGCGTCGTCGTGCCGGCCTACAATGAGGAGAAGAATCTTCCCGTTCTGCTCGAAGAGCTCGGGGCCGCGCTCGGTCCCACCGGGATCGCCTTCGAGGTCCTGTTCGTGGACGATGGGAGCCGCGACCGCACCGTCGATGTCATTCGCGGGCTGGTCGCGAGCCACACGAACGTCCGGGCCGTCATCCTCAGCCGAAACTTCGGACATCAGGCGGCCGTCTCCATCGGGCTTCAATACGCGCGCGGTCGCGCCATTGCCATCATGGACGCCGACCTGCAGGATCGACCCAGCGATCTGGTCCAGCTCCATCGCCGCTATCTGGAGGGGGCCGAGGTCGTCTACGCGGTCCGCCGCACGCGACCGGAGAACCTGTTCAAGCGCGCCGCCTACACCGTCTTCTATAGGATATTGACCCGGCTGGCGAGCGTCCCGATTCCCGTCGACTCCGGCGACTTCTGCGTCATGGGCGGGGAGTTCGTGGCGCGATTGAATCGGCTGCCCGAGAGATTGCGCTACGTCCGGGGCCTGCGCGCCTGGGTTGGCGGACGTCAGGTGGGCGTTCCTGTCGATCGCGATGCCCGCCGGAGCGGCCGACCGCAGTATACGTTCACGAAGCTCTGTCGCCTCGCCCTCGATGGAATGATTTCATTCTCCTACGTCCCGCTGCGTCTCGCGTCGATGCTCGGTCTCGCGATATCCGGCCTGGCCTTCATCGGGTTTCTCGTCGTCCTGACCTGGAAGCTGATGGGGATCCTCCCCCGCGGCGCCGGAGTGGCGACGATCGCCCTCTCCGTTCTGTTCATCGGCGGCGTGCAACTCCTCACACTCGGCATCCTGGGCGAGTACATCGGCCGCATCTTCGATGAGGTGAAGGCGAGGCCGATCGCCATCGTCAGCGAACTCCTGGGTGACGATGTGTCTCCAGAGGACAGGTCCAGGGCATTGCGATGA